The Euphorbia lathyris chromosome 4, ddEupLath1.1, whole genome shotgun sequence genomic interval gctttttggacaagttcagggggcaaatgatgtattaagcctaaaacaATTGTTATATTTACATGACTATATCAAAATATTGTATCATGtggcaaaaaaaattacaaatcggttaatttttcatttaaaattAGTTAAACGTCACCTATGATAATACTCCATGagagaaaatattattaaataatactataatatgtcaaatgataaaattttgtatAACACATGTCCACAcaagttcttatattaagcatccgGTCTTCTATGTCATTCGGAAGAtccccaattcacatttggacacatgTAGTGTGActccacgtaataattaaaatagtggggtCTCTTATAATATATATGAGTCTGTGTTACAcatgtcaaaatatatatagaaaatctTCCAtttgacataaaaaaaaactggatgtttctaataatttacCCATCCACACAAAGCGATTATATCTAACTGTTTTAGTTTTCAGCCTTCCACACATTTATACGAGGATGAGATTGCAGCACTTTTCACTAATCATAATTCATGGGTAAATTACAactatggctactgaactttactcattttaatattgtgatcgttgaacttcaattcttaacaatataatcactgaactttacactttttaacaccattGGACACCTGTTTTtgagctttctctttctaaaaattcaCCATCTCTCTTTCCTGACCAAACatcacctaaatgacctcaaaacgaaaattttcaagaattaaatttcattagaatatcattaactcttagaattttttattttgagaccgccAACGGTCATTTTGTGGCGTTCAgtggtcaccggtgttaaaaagtgtaaagttcagtggttatacctttaagaattgaaattcaattgccataatgttaaaatggataaaagttcagtgaccatgagtgtaatttacccccataaaatataaatttacacCACACCATAATATATAAACATTAGACTCTAAAATATATGACGAATCATCAAATTATATCGACTCAACGTACGGGCGTGGTGCATCGGGCGTATTATAATTTTAAGGGCTTGGATTTATATTTGAGggtataaaattttatataaatatttagctggaaattaattaaaaataatttagtaaAGGCTGGGAACAACGAGGAGAAGGAACTAAAAATCTTAATTAAATTGGCACCCACAGCAACCAACCACAATCTCCAGactcaaatttattaaaagaaaaaaagaaagaacatgTTCAAGCTGTTGGATTGTGATTAAAATTTAAGCAAAATGTTCAAAGCAAAAGTTAAGCAAAATGAAATTTCTATCcgtaaattaaaattttctgtGTATGTTATTTTCTGTTGTGTTATTAGTTTTATACATAAATTTTCACatacaccttaatgagcaagtgaatttgcttattcgtcgttagatataggcttattaaatctaagtctcgggatgctttgaatctccaccttaggattctaataagcctagatctaacggtgaatgaacaaattctacatgctcattaaggtgtatGTGATCAAAACtgtagttttatatatatatagtaaggGTATTTATGGAAAACATGTATTGTAAGTGTATAGTTTGGTGGTAGCATATGTTGAAATGGAAATTTTCAAAACTAACCTAATGGAGGGCTAATTTACATTTTTAGACTCATTTCAATACATGTTACCAAACTATACACTTACTCAAGCTGTTTACCCCACTTATTCTCACAGCCCcgtaccttttttttttttttgctatttcCAAGTTGAAAGGCGATTTGTGAAACAAAACTAAAGGCGAATCATGGAGAAATTTGGAAAGAAGATGCAAAAACCTGATAACACCAAATCAAATGTAAGTTTCCTCCATCTCTTTGCGTTTTTTGCATTATGTATTTCAAATAGGTTTtaggtttttattttgttgtgaTTGAACATGAATTTAATGTGTTATGCTTTATTAGGGTTAGTGTTAATGGTACAATGATGATTTGCGAACTCATTTGGGATGTGTTTGTTTGGTTTATTGGTTTAGAAATTAACGGATTTGGTTCAGAATTCATTTGCAATACTTTGTATTTTATGGGTTTGCTTCGCATTTACCAAATTTTCAACCAATAAACCCAAAACCTTGAATCTACAACTTCTCAAATAGGTAAATAAAAAGTCTTCTGATGAATTGTGAAGCCATTTTTTAGCAAATGGCTTCGCAAATAGGTAAATGTGAAGCCTTCTGATAAATTgcgaagttttttttttttgcaaaaggGCTTCATAATTTGGATATTGTGAACATTTCACTTGCATTGCGAATCGCAATTTTCCACATGTTTCGCAACTGAATGAAATTGTGAATTTGGTAGTTTCGCAAATAGGTAAACGTGAAGCCTTCAGATGAATTGCGAAATTGGCCTGTTTTACAAAACACAAACCGTTTTACTTAAATGCAAATTGTAAATATGAAATGCACATTGTATTGTCTgaaatgaaaatatattttctgaAATGCagactattttaatttttacaaaGTCGAGTGATAAGCTAAAATTGGATAGTGGTGTAAAATTCAAGTATCTGTGGAGCTTGGATCTAAAAGGCACAATAATAGTTAAAGGTGACATTGTTGCCATGGTCGATTTGCAAAATCATTTGACAACATCACAATAAAGGCCTTCAAAAATAGATGTTTAGGACATCTTATGGATTTGGATAACGTTGCCTTCTCCGGTACCATTGTCCATATTTTGTTAACTAGGATATTGAGCATGTTAGATCTCTCCCTAGAGAGATGTGGTTCTCTATTGGAGGAGTTGAATTGAGGTTTGGGGATTGGGAGTTAGCACTTATTAGTAGCTTGTGGTTTGGAAGAGATGACGAAGAGGATCAAAAGGCTACATAAAAAGGAAGTAATTAGCAAGTACTTCAAAGGAATATATCCCATAACTCACCAGAATATATTTTAAGTGTTTGTAAATATCATTGGAGAAAAAAGGATGACGATGAAGTCGTTAGTATTGCGATGTTATATTTTATACATCATTAGTTGATCACCACCGAGAAAACTAGGTTGGTGAATATTGATTGGATCGTGCTTGATGATTATCCAACTTTGTTTAATGCATTCCCATAGGAAGAGGTGGCTTGGGATGAGAAGCACAGGACTATGACGAGAGCTATCTCCAAAAGATGACAAGCAATTGAGTCTAAGGAAAAGAACGCTCCTACTAAATATCAACTAGGAGGGTTAGCACATGTATTCAAAGTATGAattgtgtgtgtgtatatatatacatatatatacatgtatattgTTACGTaggaattataaaaatatagttTAGTTACTCATTTGTCTCTTGTGTACAAGTTTGGATATTTGAGCTTTGGAAGATGACGGAGACATACTAGATGAAGAAATGAAATTGTCTTCTGCCACGTGTGCTTTGATGGAAAATGGCTAAAGTCTTGTCATTTCCTCAAGTGCTCGATATAATGTTATGACATTGCGTTGTGTTTACATTTAATCCATATTGCATTATGAAACTGAGTAAAATTAAATGCTTCATGCTATGAAATTGAATgctttatattataaaatttagTGAAATTGAGTGCATTTTCAATGAAACTCCACACGATCTTCACATTTTGACAGAGTCAATTCACATTTGAGGTATTATGAATCGATATCTTGGCTcacaatttatataaaatgtgAAATAATATTTGCATTTTGGAATAGTCAGTTCATATTTGAGGTATTGTGAATcgcaatttatataaaaatcatCTTTCCATTTTAGCAGAGTCAGTTCACATTTTGGAAATTGCGAAGCACTAAACTATAGAGTTACTTTGCAATTAATCAATATTACATTATGTAGTTCAGTGAAACTGAATGAAATTATACACTTAATCCATATTACATTATGCAGTTGAGTGAAATTATACATTTAATCCATAACCTCGCGCCATAGAGTTCGAAGAACTTGGAATTTCACTTGGAGTTCGTGATGTATTCGGTACTGGAGATGATAATTCAACCGATTATACCCATCAAGCTTGCACCTGTTATATCTTCTTGGAACTACATCTTCACCTTGATCTGGTCTTCTATTTTGACTTCTCGATCGACCGACAGATGGTCTTCCAGTTACAGATGGAGAACTTTCATAAGGTTCTCATAGGTTTCCCATTTCGAATGGTGGCCAACTAGATTTATATACTCATCCTAAGTCAATTTAAGTGTTTCACTTTTATAGTAACTATCTAGCCATGGATATGCATTAGTTAACTAGAACTCGATAACTCTACATATGTGTCTACTTGGAAACACATATAGTTGTCATAGGTTCTCATAGGTTTCCCATTTCGAATGGTGGCCAACTAGATTTATATACTCATCATAAGTCAATTTAAGTGTTTCGCTTTTATAGTAACTATCTAGCCATGGATATGCATTAGTTAACTAGAACTCGATAACTCTACATATGTGTCTACTTGGAAACACATATAGTTGTCATTTCGTACACGTGCATGTTCTTGATACTAAATCGACAATTCCCCTCTTATTCCAATCGCAAGTCTCAAATGTGTGATTGTCGATTTCCCAAAATGAATAAGTAACTGCTTTATGTACGTGTTTTGTCATCATCACTCCAACCGATTCTGTTAAATGAGATGTTCGTTCTCTAGAAAACCATATATATTATGTTAAAACATGGGTTAAATTGAACAAATGTGACAAACATAGTTAGATTTATCATATGATGTCGTATGTCTCTCGTAAAACCCATAAACTATTATGATATGCAAACGTCTACCATCAACCATGATTGCGTTTAATGATTTGGCTATATTTATGGTCATGATGTTGTACCGATGAGTAGAAAAGTGTGCATGTGACCATTTTTTGATTCTAGCTTCCTCCAAATATACAGCACATGGCATGTATTTCTCGAAGTTTCGAGAATGCCTCTCAAAATCAGAGATGCGATAAGCTTTTGTAGCTCGTCAATACTACTTTGCTATTTTCTTAAAAGACCGGTATTTGGTCTTCAcattcatttttttatgttGACAACAACATCCATGTATCGCATTTGGAAACACCAAATTAACTGCAAAATCAATACTCTTGTGTCTGTCTAATagtatggaaaaaaaaattaacatcaCTAATACATTCACTTAGTTTGGTCATAAACCATGTCTATGCTTGGTTACTTTCATTCAATCCAATCCGAAAAGCAATGGGATGAATTCGATTATTACCATCTTTGCAAACCGTAATGTGCAAGGTATCGGGAAATTTACCTTTTAAGAAGCTCTATCAACACATATAATAGGTCGAATATGTTGTTTAAAATCTCTAAGTGAAGGATCCATAGCCATAAAGAAGTACTTAAagtgatcatcatcatcaacaGTTTCAATATGAGTAACTGTACCTGGATTAGTACTCTTCAATGTCTCATCGTAGTCTGGTAACAACATGTATGACTCTTCCAATATACCACATTGAGCTTCTGACATCCAACTTCTTGCTCTATAAGCTTGCATTTAAGAGAGGTTAATTATGTGATCCTTCCCAAAATCGAAAATAATGTCCTTTGGTTGATACACTATATCCTGATCAAACTTATTCTTTTAGTAGTGTGTGTGCAATGTGTTTCCCTAGTTTCCTGTGATGAGGTAATATTTGATCTATGTGACAAATGTGTTGGTCCATCCTATCCATTCTTTGAAGCCTGCACATCTCAAAATTGTGTATCATAATAGCTCTAGCCCGTCACTTACATCATGTGTACATTTAACTTTAAGAAAAGACTTGCTGGATTTGTAGACCTTCCATTCATACTTCTCTTAAATTGCATGTCTTTCAAGTGCATCTTGCAATTCTCGTTTGTTCAACaatatatcatatatatattaatgctTTAGGTACAATAGGAGTCATGGGTGCATCATGGACCTCTGGAAGCCACCACTAAAATGGATCAGTCCTCCTTTTTCTATCTGCATCATATGTCTCATAAATACTTGATGGCACATAGTTAGCTCATGGTGGTGTTTCAGGGATAAATGTATCTTTAACATCATCATGATCGGGGTTACAAGCACCCCATATATCTTTATGTGTCATTCCATCAACAAATGGATCACAACTTGATTGATCTGACACATGGTTTGGACGTGTATTGTCTTGAATGGGGCTACTCATCTCAACATTCTCTTCCTTACAACCTCACAGTATTTGTGCATCTATTGTTCGTGGTATCAATTCAACATATAGTGAGATCAAATAGGTCAGATTCTTCCAGTAATACTCTAGGAAGCATCACAAATCATTACGATCAACAATAGATACTACTTTGCCAAAATCTTTATTTGGACCAATTTTTGCTTGCATGGACATACACAAGTCAAATAAGATTGAATCAACATCTACAAAAGTATACATTTCTCTTTTAACCTCTCTAACTTGATTTTTGTTGAAACTCGAAGCAACTTCGATTCACCACCCACATATGTCATGGTATTTGCAACTTTTATCCATTGGCCATTGCACGAGATCAAACAAATAACAAACTTTATGGACAGACTTCTACTGAAATTTGAAGTGAAGAAAACTAGGTTTAATTACTTCGCAATTCACGAATTGCGTAGTAAAATCATAAATCGTGGACCTCAATTGCGTAGTAACATCATAAATTTCGACGAACTTAGAATTGCATTTGATTATCATGTatttaaaatcaataaaaacgTGTATGATGTTGGAAATCAACAAGAAACTTGAATTAATTCTTGAGAGTGATGTTGGAGATGAAGCTTGAATGCATGAGatgagaaaataaaaagatgAATTTGGATTGTGCTTTTGTGTTGTGTTATTAGTTTTATATATACTAAAGGTgttttgaaaaacatgtataagTGTACAATTTAATAACATATATTGAAATggatataaaaatgaaaatgagcGTCCCCATTTGGTTAGTTTTGTAAATTTCCCTATCACAAATATATATAAGCCTATCAACGTtaacttttatcttttttagattaagatctctaTACGTGGATAGACATTTGGGTTCGATATTGGAAGAAAACATTATTAGTGTCAGTCATTGTTATTGTACGTATTCGAAGACATCTTAATCTTTTGTGATATATATTTCTctaacatttatttatttttatgggtTGCTCGATTTTTCGGTTCGATGCTCATAAGACACTCTTTAGATAGATCATCTTCCAACTAAAAGTTAATGCGTACCCTAGGACTTCTAAGGTAGCATAGGTTAAGGTAATCAAAACTCTGGTATCAAAGCAATTATGGAAAAGATCATTATATGTTTCAACATTATTACTCTTGTCCTTATATATATGGGGATGAGACTGCAGAACTCACTCATCAGAACTCAGAGAAAAAAAGAGAGATGAACCAAGAAGAGGCACAAGCAGAAGTAGAAAAATGGAAATACATATTCGGCTTCGCAAACATGGCAGCTGTAAAATGTGCAATAGAGCTCAAAATAGCAGAAGCaattgaaaatcacaaaaccCCAATTCCACTCTCTACTCTATCATCAACCCTAAATTGCAATCCATCTTTCCTCTACCGCATCATGAGGTTCTTAATCCATCAAAACATTTTCAAACAAACCACCTTAGGCTATGAACACACACCTCTCTCTCTCAAGCTCCTTGGCCCCGGAGAAAACACCTTCAAAGCTTTCGTTCTGCTAGAAAGTAGCCCGGTGATGATAGCCCCGTGGCATTATCTTAGCTCCCGTGTCTTGGTGAATGGGACGCCGCCGTTTAAGGCGGCTCACGGAGGGGATGATTTGTGGAAATATACAGAAGGAAATCCTGGTCATAGCAAGATGTTTGATGAAGCAATGGCGAGTAATGCTAGAGTGACTGTGAGAAGTGTGATTGAAAAATGTGGGGAGGTTTTTGATGGAGTGGGAAGTTTAGTTGATGTTGGTGGTGGAAATGGTACTTATGTGAGTATGTTGGTTGAAGCTTTTCCATGGATTCATGGGATTAATTTCGATCTTCCTCATGTTGTATCAGTTGCTAAAGAATTTCATGGTGTTTCACATGTTGGTGGTGACATGTTTCAGAGTGTTCCTAATGCTGATGCTGCTTCTCTTTTGGTTAGTCAATATCAACCTAAATGCtaaactttaaaatatattctataATCGAGCCGGGCCGAACCGAACCGAGCTTTGATCTGCTCAGGCTCGGCTCATCCTGATGTTAATGAACTCGAGTCGAGCTCAAATTTGTAGTTGAACTCAACTCGTTTATCATGAGCTTAGATCGCGAGCAgttcatttattttgttcagGAGTTTACTTAAGAGCAGCTCATTTCTTTTGTTCACGAGCTTACTCACGAGCAGCTCGTTAAGtatgttcatgaacaagctcgttTACTGGGTTACgaacaataacaaaataatatcatGTTTAGTAAATGAAAGAATACAATTTTACATACATAAACATTGAAAACCTACTTTTAatcattagataaaaaaatagtgtgaggagaggaatgggaaaatgaaaacaggaataaaagaagaagaagtgaatATGATGAAGATCCGAAGCTACCTGATTATGAttcaaggaaaaaaaaaaactctaaatcACTCCATAGCGTTCTaatctaatttatatttaattttgaaatagctcatatatcaaattataattattaaatataaataatattcgaTATTATTCATTAGCTTATTcacgagcttgttcatgaacctcTGTTGAGGCTATGCGTGAATATTATAATCAAGCTTATTCATAAACTTGTTCAGAAACCTATAACCGAGCCTACTCGCGAGCTTTTCCATGTTCAACCTCACGGCTCATTTATGAATCAAGCCTCTAATCGCGAGCGGcttgtttataaatcgagctGAACGGAGCATTTGCAGCCTACTAGACGCATAGATAATGCAGATCTATTAAAATTTAGTTGAttgataaatatgatataatatGAATACAGTGGGTTCTGCATGATTGGAACGATGAAGAATGTATAGAAATTCTGAAGAAATGTAAAGAAGTTGTTCCGAAAGGAAAAGGGAAAGTGATAATTATTGAAGCCGTAGTTAGCGAAGAAAAAACGGATGATGAATTGGAGATGGCAAGATTGTTGCTGGACATGGTGATGATGGCTCATACAAACACAGGCAAAGAAAGAACTGCTAAAGAATGGGAATTTGTTATTGAAAAGGCTGGCTTTTCCTCTCATTCTATAACTTCTATTGGTGCTGTTCAATCAATTATTCAATGTTTcgcttaatttctttttcaagtccttttatttataatttttagggTTATGTTGCCCTGTAATAAACAATGTTATTGTGTTATTGTTCCAAACGTGGACTTTTTATGTATTGTTTAGGTAAGGTTTAATACATTAGTTGCCTtttcaatttgtctaaaaaacttgattggtttTCTAAACTTACAACGGTCTTATTAGCCCTACAAACTTACCTAAAGTGTCATGATTAAGtccctaaatttataaaaacactataaaaaatatatgaaacaaaaagttaatttgttttatacgATTTAGAATCACGAATTAggcctttattttttaagttttgattctttttataaatttagacaaattgaaatgtacatcgctttaa includes:
- the LOC136225642 gene encoding acetylserotonin O-methyltransferase-like, whose translation is MNQEEAQAEVEKWKYIFGFANMAAVKCAIELKIAEAIENHKTPIPLSTLSSTLNCNPSFLYRIMRFLIHQNIFKQTTLGYEHTPLSLKLLGPGENTFKAFVLLESSPVMIAPWHYLSSRVLVNGTPPFKAAHGGDDLWKYTEGNPGHSKMFDEAMASNARVTVRSVIEKCGEVFDGVGSLVDVGGGNGTYVSMLVEAFPWIHGINFDLPHVVSVAKEFHGVSHVGGDMFQSVPNADAASLLWVLHDWNDEECIEILKKCKEVVPKGKGKVIIIEAVVSEEKTDDELEMARLLLDMVMMAHTNTGKERTAKEWEFVIEKAGFSSHSITSIGAVQSIIQCFA